AGCGGCGCTCGGACGGCACGGTCGTCGACGACGTGCTGCTGGAGCTGCCGGCCCGGGTCATGCCGGACGCGCTGATCACGGCCTGCCACCGGCTCGAGGGCGTCACGGTCGACTGGATCTCGCGCTACAACGCCGGGGCCAGCCTGAGCATGGACCTGGAGGCGGTCGAGCGGTTCACGGAGGCGCCGCCGCACGCGATCCAGCGTCTGGTCGAGGTCGTGCCGGAGACCTTCCGCACGGACTGGGCGATGGCCCTCAAGCGGCTGGACGGTCGGGCACACGTCATCGCCAAGTCCGCCACCGCGCCCGAGCTGGTCGAGGAGGCGGTGGACTGGTTGGGCATCCGCGGGGCCAAGGCCCTGCGCGAGGTCCCCGCGTGGGACTCCACACTGCTGGCCGCGTGCCCCGCGCGGGACCGCCGCGGCGACGCCCTCGTCGTCGTGGTCGGGCGCCACGGCGGACCGGAGTTCCTCAAGTCCGAGCTCGCCCGCCTCGGCCACATGGTCTCGTTGGCCGCCTCGGTCCAGGCGGTCTAGTCGGCAGGCTCCGTCTCGGGGACGTGGGCGTGGTGGAACCGGCCGAGGGCGTCCACCTCGCGCTCGAGGTCGGGCACCGTCTTGCGCGCGATCCGCTTGAGCACCGGCCACGCCAGCGGCGAGTTGGTCAGCGCCTTGGTCCAGCTGGCCAGCAGCACGCCCTTCGGGACGTACACGCGGCTCTTGCGCCTCGCCATGCCGACGAGGATCAGCTCGACGCACTCCTCAACGCTCGTCGTGCTGTTGGCGGGGTAGGGCAGCTTGCGCCGCACCTCGCGGAACGCCGGCAGGTCCTTCTCGGCGTTGCGGACGATGTCGGTGTCGATCCACGACGGGTGGCAGATGCCCACCTCGATGCCCAGGTGGGCGACCTCCTGCTTGTACGCCAGCGCGAGCGACTCCGCGCCGGCCTTGCTGGCGTTGTACGACGCGAGGCCGGCGAGGGCGGTGAACGAGGCGAGCGACGCGACCACCAGCGCGTACCCGTTGGTGCGCTCTAGGTGCGGGGTGGCGTACTTCAGGGTGCGGAAGACGCCGTTGACATTGATGTCGACGACCCGTTCGAAGGCGCTGTCGTCGATCTGCCGGACGGTGCCGTACGACGCGATGCCGGCATTGGCCAGGACGACGTCGATCCGGCCGAAGTGCGCTGCCGCGGCGTCGATCGCGGTCTGGACCTGCTCGCCGTCGCGGACGTCGGCCTCCCACCAGGCGGCGTCGTCGCCCAGCTCGTCGGCGAGCGCGGCGAGGAGGTCCGGCTCCAGGCCGACCAGCGCGACCCGGCCGCCCCGCTCGACGAATCCGCGCGCGACGCCGGCGCCGATGCCGCGCGCGGCGCCGGTGACCAGTGCGACCTTGCCTGCAAATGTGTCAGCCATGCGCGCCAACATACCGTCGGTATCCCGAATGTGCCATGGGCGATGTCACATAGGCTGGCGACACGGCCGCCGGACGGCGTACGCGCCGCTGTAATCTCGCGGGCATGACCGTCTCCGACACCTTCGATCCCTCCGCGTGGAAGGACGTCCCCGGCTTCGAGGGACTCACCGACATCACGTACCACCGCGCCGTCGACCACGGAACGGTCCGCATCGCGTTCAACCGTCCCGAGGTGCGCAACGCGTTCCGGCCGCACACCGTCGACGAGCTGCTGACGGTGCTCGAGCACGCGCGGACGTCCTCGGACGTGGGCTGCGTGCTGCTGACCGGCAACGGACCGGCGCCCAAGGACGGCGTGTGGGCGTTCTGCTCCGGCGGCGACCAGCGGATCCGGGGCAAGGTCGGCTACCAGTACGCCGAGGGGGCCACCGCGGACACGGTCGACAAGGGCAAGCTCGGCCGGCTGCACATCCTGGAGTGCCAGCGGCTCATCCGGTTCATGCCGAAGATCGTCATCGCGGTCGTGAACGGCTGGGCGGCCGGCGGCGGTCACAGCCTGCACGTCGTCGCCGACCTGACGCTGGCGTCCGCGGAGCACGCGAA
Above is a genomic segment from Aeromicrobium chenweiae containing:
- a CDS encoding amino acid-binding protein → MAFLLRVVLPDVPGSLGTLATALGGAGADIEAIEIVERRSDGTVVDDVLLELPARVMPDALITACHRLEGVTVDWISRYNAGASLSMDLEAVERFTEAPPHAIQRLVEVVPETFRTDWAMALKRLDGRAHVIAKSATAPELVEEAVDWLGIRGAKALREVPAWDSTLLAACPARDRRGDALVVVVGRHGGPEFLKSELARLGHMVSLAASVQAV
- a CDS encoding SDR family oxidoreductase encodes the protein MADTFAGKVALVTGAARGIGAGVARGFVERGGRVALVGLEPDLLAALADELGDDAAWWEADVRDGEQVQTAIDAAAAHFGRIDVVLANAGIASYGTVRQIDDSAFERVVDINVNGVFRTLKYATPHLERTNGYALVVASLASFTALAGLASYNASKAGAESLALAYKQEVAHLGIEVGICHPSWIDTDIVRNAEKDLPAFREVRRKLPYPANSTTSVEECVELILVGMARRKSRVYVPKGVLLASWTKALTNSPLAWPVLKRIARKTVPDLEREVDALGRFHHAHVPETEPAD
- a CDS encoding 1,4-dihydroxy-2-naphthoyl-CoA synthase, whose product is MTVSDTFDPSAWKDVPGFEGLTDITYHRAVDHGTVRIAFNRPEVRNAFRPHTVDELLTVLEHARTSSDVGCVLLTGNGPAPKDGVWAFCSGGDQRIRGKVGYQYAEGATADTVDKGKLGRLHILECQRLIRFMPKIVIAVVNGWAAGGGHSLHVVADLTLASAEHAKFKQTDADVGSFDGGFGSAYLARQVGQKFAREIFLLGDEYSAEDAHRMGMVNKVVPHAELEAEALEWGRKINAKSPTAQRMLKYSFNLIDDGLVGQQVLLGETTRLAYMTDEAQEGRDAFLEKRDPDFSEYPWYY